TGTACCTGGCTCCACGGGTCAGATCGTTGCCCAAGCCGTAAGTAATGCCAAAGAGTAGCGCGATCGCCCCCAGCACAAATCCTACTAGCGTTTGCGTACCCATGCCAGCTTCTAGACCTTGCCATTGAGCTTTGAGACCCCGATACAACAGAGGGATGGCCCAAATGAAGTAAAGGATCATGACTGCCCCAGAAGCGATCACAATGGGTAACTGCTCAGCTTCCACGGGTAAGAGAGACAGCATCGTGATCCAGGCGGCTAAGGCTTGGAAAATGGGGTTAATCCAAGCCATGAGATTCCAGCGATCGCTCGTTCTAATCCACTCGGTGAGTTCGCTGTTATAAACGGACTGCAATACGGGAAGCCAAATTAGGCCGCCTACCATTGTGCCAATAGCCACTACATAGATACGCCGCCAGTAAGGCCGCAACCCAGCGCCTGGGTCTTGGCGATTGTGGCTGATCACTTGCCCAAGGAGCACAAAAGCCTCGGCAAATAGCGTCAGACTGAAAAAATAGTGTGTGGCAATGCCCAAACTGTTGATTACGACCCAAACCAAGCCCAGCCAAATCGGTAAACGACGGCGATCGCGGAGGCATTGGTTCGCTGCGATAAAACAACTGAGCGATGCAATCACCCACAAAACTGACAAACTATAGTGCCTTGCCTCTTGCGCCAGAAAAAGGCCATAGGGAGACACCGCCATCATCATGGCCGCCAATTGTCCAGCCAAGCGGGAACCAAAAGCGAGCCAACCCAAGCCGAACATTGCGGGAATGGAGGCAACCCCAAATAAAGCAGGGAGCGATCGCGCTACCCAGGCCGAAACTAAACCGTTGTTGGGCGGAAATAGCTGCATCCACCAATGAGCCAAAACAAAATATAAAGGCGGATGGGTATCTTCGCTGATCAGGTGATGCAGGACGGCACCAGCGCCCAAAGTTGGATCAGGCTGAAGCGGCTCTAGAAGACTACGGATGTTAATGACTTGATCGAGGGGGACGGTGCGATAGCTATGGCCCAAGCTATAAACCAATGTGGAAATTTCATCTGTCCACAATGACTTAGAAGCTAAGTGGTTAAAGCGTAGGGCTGCCCCCAGCAAGATCCATCCCAACAACAAACAAGGATGCAACCAACGACTATGGAAGAGAGCCTTCAATCAACACCGCCTCAGTGAACTAAAGGGGTAAAACCATAAAAATCGGGAAAGCCAGAATAGTATAATGGCTTTTCTACGAAGTGCGCTCCTTAGGTTTATGCATAACTTTCTGCCCATCGCTTACTTTAGAAACCAGTTTGTGCCCTTTGGGGAAGCCAACCTTTCGATCGCAACTCACGCCCTACATTACGGAACTGGTGCGTTTGGTGGCTTAAGAGGCATTCCTGATCCTCAGAATGATCAACAGTTCTTGTTGTTCCGCTTGGATGCCCACTGCAAAAGATTAAGTAGTAGTGCTAGGTTTCTCCATTACGATTTACCAGCCGACAAAATCCAGCAAATTTTAGTTGATTTCGTTAAAAAAAATAGGCCGACTACTTCCTTTTATATTCGTCCCTTTGTTTATACTTCTGACTTAGGAATTGCTCCTAGACTGCACAATATTGAAAAAGACTTTTTTGTTTATGGCTTAGAGTTGGGAGATTATTTATCTCCGGAAGGCGTGAGCTGCCGCATTAGCTCTTGGTATCGCCAAGAAGACCGCAGCTTACCGTTGCGTGGCAAGATTAGCGGTGCATACATCACTTCTTCTCTAGCTAAAACTGAAGCAGTGGAATCTGGCTTTGATGAAGCGATTTTGATGAATTCTCAGGGCAAAGTCAGCGAAGCTTCAGGCATGAATATCTTTGTGGTGAGAAATGGCAAAATCATTACGCCAGGATTTGACCAAGATATTCTGGAAGGTATCACCAGAGACAGCATTTTAACCGTTGCCCGTGACTTAGGCATTGAAGTGGTTGAGCGATCGCTCGACAAATCGGAGTTGTTTGCTGCTGATGAAGTATTTCTCAGCGGTACTGCGGCTAAGATTACCCCTGTCAAGCGAGTCGAGAATTATCACTTATCTACCGAACGACCCATCACAGAAAAACTTAGAGACAAACTAACTGCTATTACCGAAAACCGCGATCCAAACTACCAAGATTGGGTGTTTCCTATTTCTGTGTAACCCAAAAGCAACAAAAAACCCCCAGCCATAGCCAGGGGTCACAATCAGGGTGCATCTACCACTCTTTCTTTCTGGACTGCCCGACTCTCATCCGGAAAGTTTCTTGAGATAGAGCGATCGCCGTTGCAGATTCACTAAACTGGCGCATAGGACAGCATCCAGGAGGGAATTCGATGCGAACACTAGCAGTAGACATTGGCGGCAGTGGTGTCAAGGTGATGGTGTTGGATGAGGCGGGCCATGCGCTAACCGAGCGATCGCGGGTGGAAACGCCTCAACCTCCTATTCCAGATGCCGTAATTGCGGCGATCGCCCAGTTAACCGAGAGCCAAGGTGAGTTCGATCGCGTTTCTGTGGGCTTTCCTGGTGTGGTGCGGAATGGGGTGACGGCAACGGCTGTGAATCTTGACCCTAGCTGGATTGGTTTTGATCTGGCAACTGGATTATCTCAGCGTTTAACTAAACCTGTGCGGGTAATCAATGATGCTGATATGCAAGGTATGGGCGCGATCGCAGGTAAAGGGGTAGAACTTGTGATCACCCTGGGTACTGGCTTCGGCTCGGCTCTGTTTGTCAATGGTCATTTGGTGCCCAACCTGGAGATGGGACATCATGAGTTTCGCAATGAGGAAACCTACGAGCAACAGTTAGGCAGAGAAGCGCTCGATCGTGTGGGGAAAAAGAAGTGGAACCGTCGCTTAGAAAAGGCGATCGCGTCTTTAGAGCATTTGTTTAATTATGATGCACTCTACATCGGCGGCGGCAATACTGACAAAATCGCCTTTGAGTTACCCGCCAATGTCAAAATTGTTCCCAATGTGACTGGTCTTTTTGGTGGCATTGCTTTGTGGCGTGATGTGTCTGATCAACTGCCCTAACCCTGTCTAGCTATGCTCAAACCAGTCGTGCTTTTGCTGGTCTCCAATATCTTTATGACCTTCGCTTGGTATGGTCATTTGAAAGATCTCAAGGCGGCTCCGCTTTGGATCGCGATTGTTGCTAGTTGGGCGATCGCTTTTTTTGAATACTGTTTCCAGGTACCCGCCAACCGCATCGGTATAACCTATTTCAGTCTGCCCCAACTCAAAGTGTTGCAGGAAATTATCACGATGCTGGTGTTCGCAGGATTTAGCGTGGCTTACATGAAGGTGCCTCTGACCCGTAACTATTTCTTTGCAGCCATGCTCCTTGCAGGTGCAGCCTACCTAATCTTCAGCGAAAAACCACAACGTTAGCGAATTCATCGTTGTCTTATTTCCACTCTTCAACCTCCCAAAACCAGTGATCCTGAAGCTTTGTGCGGCTGCGATACCAAGGACCAGGCAAGTCAGAAGAAGCTTCTTGTAGACGCTGATATTCTTCTGGCGTAATAGATATATCCTGTTTATCCGAGCGGTAAAGGAAAGAAGAATCTCCATCCAGTCCCCCAAACTGGCAAAAGTCCAACATTCTTACCCCAGAATTTTCTTGAGTTAAAACAGTCCCGCAAGGACTGAGATACTGATAGCGGCGGGACAATTTAACCAAAAATTGATGACCTTGATGTATAGATTGTTTAGTAAGAGGTTCTAGTTGTACCTGCTCCTGTTCAACGAGCTTAACAATCTGTTCAAAGGAGTTCACATGCAGCCCAAAATTGGCAGTTGAAGGATACCCCCAATACAAAAGATGAGAGCCAATTATGAAAAAGATTGTGCTAATGGTAGCTAAGATGCGCCATGCGTAGGGCTGCACTGCATGAGGTAAGCTTCTAAACTGTGAAACTGCTTGTGAACCAAACCACATCAGCGCAATTGCCATTACGCAAACTTCAGTAGGCCACAGCCTAGAGCCTTTGACTAAGGCCATTGTCATAGTAACCACAAATGTAATTGCCAAAACTAAACTTGTTGATTGAATCAGATTGGCGATCGTTTTACGCCGTAAATCCTGACCCTGGTTTTCAACCCGTAAGTAGGCTGGCCAAACCGACAGGAATGCTACAAATAGCAGATCCAGAAGCAACAATGAGACAAACTCACTCCCTGCGATCGGCAGGAGGGCATTAATGTGAGTCAATCGAAACAACAACTGAGTGCAGCCCATACTGAGCAGCACTGTCCAGATCAACCGAAATCGCTGTTTCTCTAACGCATCCAAACCTTTTTCCATAAGCCCGTTTTAATAGCTTTTGTGGAGTGTGCCCAAACAGCCAACGGTACTCTCCTATTACATAAATTGACATCACTATCCCATTGCTGCTCCATCAATCCTTGAGTTACTCATTATGTTGATAGCGCACTATCAATCTCAGGTGTACTACCTATGCAAAAATGGGTTTAATAAACTTTCCTTACAGTAAGACTGAAATTTAATAATTTTGGCAAAGAGTGTGTAGAAGTCTAACTAATTTCAATACATTTAGTAATAATGGGCATAAGTTTAGAGAATGATGCTGTCCTAAGAGTCAGTTCTATGAAGTTGTTAAGCTGCATATCACCTCTTCAATTTTGCCAAGCTATCAATTCTTTAGGAGATAGCTAATGGCATCTAAAGACGAACTTCAAAGCAGTTTGAAGGAAAAGTTTGGCATCAACAAAAATATTAGTCAAGCTCTGACTAAAGAAGAATGTGAAAGACTATTTGATCTTCTTTGCAATGAACCGAGTGCTGAAAAGCTTGTTAGCTCTTTTGCTGACAAGAACTCTAGCTTGGGCCGTAATAATGCGACTTATGCTAGGGCACGCAATCAAGCCGAACGGAAGTTTGAGACTTTACAAGCGGAATATCAACAATTAGAGAAATCTATCGAGTCTATAGAAGTAGCCAAGGTAGATCTCGAAAAGAGAAAGAGAATCCTGGGGGAAGAACAGAAAAAGCTTGAGGCCGAAGTCCAAGATCTCTCCTCACTAAACCAATCTTTAAAGTCTAATGTTCAAACTCTAACAACTCAAAATGACGAGTTGACAGTAGCCAATACACAGCTAAAGAAGGAAAACAAAGATCTAAAGAACATAGTCGATCAGATCAGACTTCGGTTAGCGAGAGACACCAAAATGCTTTTGCAGTATGAAGACAGCGAAATCAAAAAAGCTGTTATTAGGTTATTTAGATGGACACTAGGCTAAGGAATTGAGCTAATGGCAAGCAAGAAAAGCCAAAAAAGAAATTTCAATGGTATGAGTTATAGCGAGCTTCAGCGTGCTAACTCAGCGAACCGAGAGAAGCTCAATTCAGAAAACAAAAAGTGGCTAAAAGAGAATGGCTACAAAAATGTTGGTTGGGATAATGTCATTAAGCTGTATCAGCAGATCGAGGAAATTCTCAACAAAGCTCAGTTTGAGGATATGAGCTTGGAGGAATTGTTCTTAGAAGCTGACCGAATTGGGAGCAAATACCTCACTTCTCAAGAGATAGAAGAGTTTAATCAACAACTATCTAAGGAAGTTGCTGAGATTGGAGAGCTGATTGATCAGCAGTTTCCTGATACTGAAGTAGAGGTAATTGACTATAGCCAGAAGCCGAGCCAGAAACCTCAGAAAAAACGCAATCAAAAAACGTACCGAACCGCAAAACTCTAGTGAGGAATACTGTGGACTTAGAGAACAAAAAGCTTGAGGAACTCTTTAACCTGGCTGACAAGATTGGTAAACAGCGTTATCACAGGTTGACCGAGCAAGACTTGGAAGATTACAAAAAATTCGATCGCTGGCGATATGTTAACGGTCGTAGCGAGTGTGGAACGACTAAAGAAAGTCAAGACTGGGTAAGAGATAACTCAGATTGGCATTGCCCAATTTGTGAAGCTAGATTCTCGGAGTGTGGTGGCAGAACGATTGACCACAAATTGCCTAGGGCGCAGTATCCTTGGCTATCAATGGACTTCAAGAATCTTTGGGTGATTTGTAGAGATTGCAACCTAGAGAAAGGTGAGAAGCATTGGTTTGAGTATGAGCACTATATGATGATTCATCACCCTCAGCTTTTACCTGCCATTCAATCTGCACGTCCTACTCAATTGCTGAAGTCTTTGAAGGAATAACGAAGAAAAAACCTCAATCTCCGCCTAGATTGGATGATTAGGCAAGAGGCAAGAAAGAGCAAAATCTGGAGCAGCAGATTTCGAGACATGGCTGCGTGTCTCCAATAGCTCTAAGAGTCCGTCGAGTAGGATGATGAGTATCCCGACTGACTACATGAGTTTTATCAATTGTGTTTAAAAGTAGTGTTGTGTTCCCATTTAAGTTCTTAGTCCTAGCGATGCTGGGGGTACTACCGATCGCGATCGCCTGTACCGAGCAATCGTCACCCACTGCCCCAGTATCCAGTGCTAGTCCTGCCGCATCACCCAGTCCGATCGCTTCGCCTGCACCCTCAGCCACACCTACGAACGCGATCGCACCAGGACAATATTGTTACCGTGCCGATTTGCCAACACTCACATCGGCCTTGCGCTTAACAGTAGCAGCGGATCAGACGGTTACTGGGGACAGTCGGGCCACCATTCAAAATAAGTCTGAGGGCTACTACTCTTCCTATGCTCAAAAGATTTCTGGATCTTTGGCGGGAGATCAACTAAAGGCCCAAATTCGTACCTGGATTGAGTATGACGTTCAAGATACCCAGGAAACCTGGAGCATCACGCCCAGCGGGGTTGTGACGCAGCAGGATAAATTCGTTGCTGCCAATTGTGAAGAGGTGCGATCGCGTTTCGCTGATAAGGATGGATTGGAAGCGCGTGATCTCCTAGACGTAGCCTCTGCCGTGCATACGAAGCAAGTACAGTTTGAGGCGGGTCGTAACAGCACTGTCATTAACCATGCGGTCGTTCGGGGAGAACGAGATCTGTATCTGCTCAAGGCTCAAGGAGGACAGCAAATGAAGATCGCCCTGACCTCGACAGAACAGAATGCCACCTTTGATGTCGTGTCTCCCAGCGGAGATATTCTGACTACCGAGGCGCAGTCAGAAACGGTGCCTTTGCCCCATACTGGCGACTACCAAGTGATTGTCGGGAGTACACGTGGCAATGCTACCTATGAGTTGCAAATCACGATTCAGTAAATCTAGACTCCCGATCTAGGCTAGCGATCGCCCTTTAATAAAAAACCCTTGGCTACGGCTGAGGGTCTCAATCTGCTTTTACTGATCTCGCGATCTTATTTAACTTTGTTGATAGTCTAATAACTTGTTTTCTTGCAGATTAGTGTAAATATGGCTCTGTACGAGGTAAAAACCTAGTTTGTCAGTAGTCCCATTGTTCTGCGTGCTCCATACATCGGCTGACATATGCAAAGTCCAATTATTACGTTCACCATTCTGCTGACGGTCATCCTGTTCGTGCCGTCCCTGTTTGAGCGGTTGCGTCTGCCTGGGCTAGTCGGCTTATTAATTGCTGGCGTGGTACTGGGGCAGAGTGGGTTGCACTGGTTGGATCACGAATCTGAAACCATGCAACTGCTATCGGGCATCGGCAAAGTCTATTTGATGTTTGTGGCAGGTTTGGAAATTGATCTCAAGCAGTTTCGCAAGACCCGCGATCGCTCTTTAGGATTCGGTTTCTTCACCTTTATCGTCCCGTTGCTCACGGGCATTGCCCTCGGACGGCTTTTTGGCTTTGGGTGGAATGCCTCCTTGCTCATAGGATCACTGCTGGCATCCCATACTCTATTGGCTTACCCGATTGTCAGCCGTTTAGGAGTGGTAGGGAATGAAGCGGTTATGGTGACGATTGGAGCCACCATTATTACCGACACAGCAGCCCTGCTAGTTTTAGCCGTTTGTGTGGGAATTCATACAGGAGCCTTTACTGCATCTGGCTTTGCCACGCTATTGATTGGGGTCGCCCTCTATTCCGTGGTGGTTTTGGTGGGCTTAGATTGGGCAGGTAGAGAGTTTTTTCGGCGTTCTGGGGATGCAGAAGGCAATCAGTTTTTATTCATTTTGCTGGCGCTATTTTTAGCCTCGGTGGGCGCACAGGTAATTGGCATCGAGCAAATTGTTGGGGCATTCCTAGCAGGGCTGGCGGTCAACGATGTCTTGGGCAACAGCCCCGTGAAAGAAAAGGTGGAATTTGTCGGCGGCGTATTGTTTATCCCCTGCTTCTTTATCGATATGGGGCTACTCATCAATCTACCCGCCTTTCTCAAAACCTTGAGTGCTCTTTGGTTCACTCTAGGCATTGTGATTGCGCTGATTGGCAGTAAGTTCGTCGCGGCGCTCTTAGCGAAGTGGGCTTATCGCTACAACGTCCCAGAGTTGATGACAATGTGGTCGTTATCTCTCCCGCAAGTGGCTGCTACGTTGGCCGCTACGTTGGTAGGGTATCAAACGGTCAATGCCGCAGGAGAACGGTTGATTGGAGAAGGGGTGCTCAATAGTGTCATTGTGTTGATGGTGGTCACTTCTGTGTTAGGGCCACTGATTACGGCGCGATTTGCTCCCCAGATCTCGACTCCGTCTGCTGATCTCGATACTGCATCGGCGTCGTGGCTCGTAGATCCGCCAATTCCACACAACCCGGAATCTGATACGCCTTTTACTGTGGTGGTTCCGACTTATAACCCCAGAACTCAGCAATTTCTGATTGAAATGGCAGCGATGTTAGCGCGGCATGAGTTAGGGCGGATTGTGCCGATGGCGATCGTCAAAGCTCCTGTCTACATGGATCACCCCCGGCTGGAATCTCTGTTGGATCGCAACCATAAACGACTGCAAGGGGCGATCGCTCTGGGGCAAGAGCTGAATGTAGAAACTCAAGCGACGATTCGGATTGATGATGATGTGGCGATCGGCATTAGTCGAGAGAGCCGAGAACAAAATGCTAATTTAATTGTTATGGGCTGGTCTCGTACTACCGGATTTCGGGCGCGGCTCT
This region of Trichocoleus desertorum NBK24 genomic DNA includes:
- a CDS encoding HNH endonuclease, giving the protein MDLENKKLEELFNLADKIGKQRYHRLTEQDLEDYKKFDRWRYVNGRSECGTTKESQDWVRDNSDWHCPICEARFSECGGRTIDHKLPRAQYPWLSMDFKNLWVICRDCNLEKGEKHWFEYEHYMMIHHPQLLPAIQSARPTQLLKSLKE
- a CDS encoding branched-chain amino acid transaminase — encoded protein: MHNFLPIAYFRNQFVPFGEANLSIATHALHYGTGAFGGLRGIPDPQNDQQFLLFRLDAHCKRLSSSARFLHYDLPADKIQQILVDFVKKNRPTTSFYIRPFVYTSDLGIAPRLHNIEKDFFVYGLELGDYLSPEGVSCRISSWYRQEDRSLPLRGKISGAYITSSLAKTEAVESGFDEAILMNSQGKVSEASGMNIFVVRNGKIITPGFDQDILEGITRDSILTVARDLGIEVVERSLDKSELFAADEVFLSGTAAKITPVKRVENYHLSTERPITEKLRDKLTAITENRDPNYQDWVFPISV
- a CDS encoding DMT family protein, whose product is MLKPVVLLLVSNIFMTFAWYGHLKDLKAAPLWIAIVASWAIAFFEYCFQVPANRIGITYFSLPQLKVLQEIITMLVFAGFSVAYMKVPLTRNYFFAAMLLAGAAYLIFSEKPQR
- a CDS encoding glycosyltransferase, giving the protein MKALFHSRWLHPCLLLGWILLGAALRFNHLASKSLWTDEISTLVYSLGHSYRTVPLDQVINIRSLLEPLQPDPTLGAGAVLHHLISEDTHPPLYFVLAHWWMQLFPPNNGLVSAWVARSLPALFGVASIPAMFGLGWLAFGSRLAGQLAAMMMAVSPYGLFLAQEARHYSLSVLWVIASLSCFIAANQCLRDRRRLPIWLGLVWVVINSLGIATHYFFSLTLFAEAFVLLGQVISHNRQDPGAGLRPYWRRIYVVAIGTMVGGLIWLPVLQSVYNSELTEWIRTSDRWNLMAWINPIFQALAAWITMLSLLPVEAEQLPIVIASGAVMILYFIWAIPLLYRGLKAQWQGLEAGMGTQTLVGFVLGAIALLFGITYGLGNDLTRGARYNFMYFPAVMALVGVSLAAIWNSDSSSATTTDSFSPPQWQRLWLPFKRYGKPAILVVLLMGVLSGLTVTNNLGYRKYYRPDLLAPVIQATSQVPTLIATTHNTLVQTGELMGLAWEFWHAGGSTTLANGSPQFLLAHQTCNPKQTTCEQSAQVLQQNLATLPRPFDLWLVNFYTNPESTLSASLQAKGCAADPKLDSGVNGYSYQLYHCLK
- a CDS encoding ROK family protein encodes the protein MRTLAVDIGGSGVKVMVLDEAGHALTERSRVETPQPPIPDAVIAAIAQLTESQGEFDRVSVGFPGVVRNGVTATAVNLDPSWIGFDLATGLSQRLTKPVRVINDADMQGMGAIAGKGVELVITLGTGFGSALFVNGHLVPNLEMGHHEFRNEETYEQQLGREALDRVGKKKWNRRLEKAIASLEHLFNYDALYIGGGNTDKIAFELPANVKIVPNVTGLFGGIALWRDVSDQLP
- a CDS encoding cation:proton antiporter, translated to MQSPIITFTILLTVILFVPSLFERLRLPGLVGLLIAGVVLGQSGLHWLDHESETMQLLSGIGKVYLMFVAGLEIDLKQFRKTRDRSLGFGFFTFIVPLLTGIALGRLFGFGWNASLLIGSLLASHTLLAYPIVSRLGVVGNEAVMVTIGATIITDTAALLVLAVCVGIHTGAFTASGFATLLIGVALYSVVVLVGLDWAGREFFRRSGDAEGNQFLFILLALFLASVGAQVIGIEQIVGAFLAGLAVNDVLGNSPVKEKVEFVGGVLFIPCFFIDMGLLINLPAFLKTLSALWFTLGIVIALIGSKFVAALLAKWAYRYNVPELMTMWSLSLPQVAATLAATLVGYQTVNAAGERLIGEGVLNSVIVLMVVTSVLGPLITARFAPQISTPSADLDTASASWLVDPPIPHNPESDTPFTVVVPTYNPRTQQFLIEMAAMLARHELGRIVPMAIVKAPVYMDHPRLESLLDRNHKRLQGAIALGQELNVETQATIRIDDDVAIGISRESREQNANLIVMGWSRTTGFRARLFGNVIDNVICSAHCPVAVTRLLMSPASIKNILVLVNDFTPATLRTIRLAQVLADTNQAVVTLFHVSNPQSSTAQSTKFSTRLSEVATSHSLKVGTITQTVQSSDIVGAVLEAAEAVDLVMLHTVRYRTAGGLAVSEVTTKIVQSLNCSLILLGEPQT